Proteins from a genomic interval of Quercus lobata isolate SW786 chromosome 11, ValleyOak3.0 Primary Assembly, whole genome shotgun sequence:
- the LOC115966437 gene encoding uncharacterized protein LOC115966437, with protein sequence MDEVNSTESSQEVSNDESPLWQYVTKVEKPPSASIKSGGNTYFKCNYCDIVFMGSYSRVKAHLLQISSKGIRACVKVSKSHRLEMQRMYDQVENNKLEKEQRSQIPLPSPPPGRGIPISPFRRQEGSDSSHSTNSVDAKRRKATMNTTLEKAFQNNARYDLDSKIARMFYTSGLLFNFTRNPHYRSSYAFVATHRILGYLPPGYNTLRTTLLQKERAHVERLLKPIKDSWLENGVSIISDGWSNPQRRPLINIMAISDGGPVFIKAIDGSGKFKDKHYIVGVLKDAIKEIGHEKVVQVITDNANVMKSAGALIEGEYPKISWTPCVVHTLHLALKNICAAKNTEKNEVTYEKCSWITHVADDASFIRIFIMNHSMRLAMFNEFCPLKLLQVADTRFTSVVVMLKRLKLIKRCIQAMAISDQWASYRKDDVGKAQKVKDMILSDLW encoded by the coding sequence ATGGACGAAGTTAATAGCACAGAAAGTTCACAAGAAGTGTCAAATGATGAATCTCCTCTTTGGCAGTATGTGACTAAAGTAGAAAAACCACCTAGTGCATCTATTAAATCAGGTGGAAACACATACTTTAAGTGCAACTATTGTGATATAGTTTTTATGGGATCCTATTCTAGGGTTAAGGctcatttattacaaatttctaGCAAAGGTATTAGAGCATGTGTTAAGGTGTCAAAGAGCCATAGGTTGGAAATGCAGCGAATGTATGATCAAGTTGAGAATAATAAGTTAGAGAAAGAACAGAGAAGTCAAATTCCCTTACCCTCACCTCCCCCAGGCCGTGGGATACCTATTTCCCCATTTCGGAGACAGGAAGGGAGTGATAGTAGTCATAGTACAAATTCGGTTGATGCTAAGAGGAGGAAGGCAACTATGAATACTACTCTGGAGAAAGCATTCCAGAATAATGCTAGATATGATTTGGATAGCAAAATTGCTAGGATGTTTTACACCAGTGGGCTTCTGTTTAACTTTACAAGGAATCCACATTATCGTAGTTCCTATGCATTTGTTGCTACCCATAGGATTCTGGGTTATCTTCCTCCTGGATACAATACCTTGAGAACAACActtttgcaaaaagaaagagcTCATGTTGAAAGACTTTTGAAACCAATTAAGGACTCTTGGCTTGAAAATGGTGTAAGTATAATTTCTGATGGATGGTCAAATCCACAAAGGAGGcctcttattaatattatggcTATATCAGATGGGGGTCCAGTGTTTATAAAGGCAATTGATGGGTCAGGTAAGTTCAAAGACAAGCATTACATTGTTGGGGTGTTGAAGGATGCTATAAAAGAGATTGGACATGAAAAAGTTGTCCAAGTCATCACTGATAATGCTAATGTAATGAAGTCTGCTGGAGCTCTTATTGAGGGTGAGTATCCTAAAATATCTTGGACACCTTGTGTTGTCCACACTCTCCATCTAgctttgaagaatatttgtGCAGCAAAAAACACTGAAAAGAATGAAGTTACATATGAGAAATGTAGTTGGATTACACATGTTGCTGATGATGCATCCTTTATACGTATTTTTATCATGAACCATTCAATGAGGTTGGcaatgtttaatgaattttgtcCATTAAAACTGCTCCAAGTTGCTGATACTAGATTTACTTCGGTGGTTGTAATGTTGAAAAGgttgaagttgataaaaagatGCATTCAAGCCATGGCTATTAGTGACCAATGGGCTTCTTATAGGAAGGATGATGTTGGAAAAGCTCAAAAGGTGAAAGATATGATTTTAAGTGATCTTTGGTGA